In Thermothelomyces thermophilus ATCC 42464 chromosome 2, complete sequence, a single window of DNA contains:
- a CDS encoding uncharacterized protein (This is fungal specific cysteine rich domain) yields MKYTSAVLALAAATATATAQDISIFPECSMPCIIDAVGKTSCELTDFACVCKNMDSIKQGATSCVVDKCGIDVALNEVLPATEQFCADVGDGDGDGDDGEGEGDGGSESSSAPAPPATSTTTTTLVTSTTKAPEEPSPSATEAPGGGGDEDDGDDGDDDEDDGDDGEDEPTGTTSSPGSIITSEPTGSAIPSGGDDEDTPPATSSIATAGAAVVGAMGSFGMMLLGAVAAL; encoded by the exons ATGAAGTACACCAGCGCTGTCCTCGCCCTGGCGGCCgccacggccacggccacggccCAGGACATCTCCATCTTCCCCGAGTGCTCGATGCCCTGCATCATCGACGCCGTCGGCAAGACGTCGTGCGAGTTGACCGACTTTGCCTGCGTGTGCAAGAACATGGACTCGATCAAGCAGGGCGCCACCTCCTGCGTCGTGGACAAGTGCGGCATTGATGTGGCTCTGA ACGAGGTCCTCCCCGCGACCGAGCAGTTCTGCGCCGACGTCggagacggcgacggcgacggcgacgatggTGAAGGggagggcgacggcggcagcgagAGCAGCTCCGCCCCTGCCCCGCCCGCgaccagcaccaccaccaccaccctggTGACCAGCACGACCAAGGCTCCCGAGGAGCCGTCGCCCAGCGCGACCGAGgcgcccggcggcggcggcgacgaggacgacggtgacgacggtgacgacgacgaggacgacggtgacgacggcgaggacgagCCGACCGGGACCACGTCCAGCCCTGGCTCCATCATCACTTCCGAGCCCACGGGCAGCGCCATCCCCtcgggcggcgacgacgaggacaccCCGCCGGCCACCTCGTCGATCGCCactgccggcgccgccgtcgtgggCGCCATGGGCAGCTTCGGCATGATGCTCCTGGGCGCTGTCGCTGCTCTCTAG